One genomic segment of Intestinimonas butyriciproducens includes these proteins:
- a CDS encoding Nif3-like dinuclear metal center hexameric protein has product MATVKDVYAAVNQIAPFAAQMDFDNAGFLVGRGEQQVTRLLVSLDITEEVVWEAVERGVELIVSHHPIIFHPARSITDETSVGRIVLALAERGIAAICAHTNLDASVGGVNDALADALSLTECTVLEPSGTDRAGAVIGIGRAGVLRTGTGMDAATYAAQVKKALGANGVRYVDAGRPVCRVAVGGGACGDMLSLACKLGCDTFVTADVKYNIFLDAKAEGVNLIDAGHFPTENVICPILAQKLRNIFPGVEVMLSQRHKEVFSYL; this is encoded by the coding sequence ATGGCAACGGTGAAGGATGTCTACGCTGCTGTGAATCAGATCGCCCCCTTTGCTGCACAAATGGATTTTGACAACGCCGGGTTTCTGGTAGGCAGGGGAGAGCAGCAGGTCACACGGCTGCTGGTGTCGCTGGATATTACGGAAGAGGTCGTCTGGGAGGCCGTGGAGCGGGGAGTTGAACTCATTGTCTCCCACCATCCCATTATTTTTCATCCTGCCCGCAGCATTACCGACGAGACCTCGGTAGGACGAATCGTATTGGCCCTGGCGGAGCGGGGAATTGCCGCAATTTGTGCACACACGAATCTGGACGCCTCGGTGGGCGGCGTCAACGACGCGCTGGCCGATGCCTTGAGCCTGACGGAGTGCACCGTGTTGGAACCGTCCGGCACAGACCGTGCGGGGGCGGTGATCGGGATTGGTCGCGCCGGTGTGCTACGGACTGGAACGGGCATGGATGCGGCAACCTATGCCGCACAGGTAAAAAAGGCACTGGGGGCAAATGGGGTACGCTATGTGGACGCGGGGCGTCCCGTCTGTCGGGTGGCCGTTGGCGGCGGCGCCTGCGGGGATATGCTGTCCTTGGCCTGCAAGCTGGGATGTGATACCTTTGTTACCGCAGACGTAAAATATAATATTTTTTTGGACGCCAAGGCGGAGGGCGTCAATCTCATCGACGCAGGACATTTTCCAACGGAAAATGTGATTTGCCCGATTTTGGCCCAAAAGTTGCGCAATATATTTCCAGGCGTGGAGGTCATGCTTTCTCAGCGTCATAAAGAGGTTTTTTCCTACTTGTGA
- a CDS encoding YebC/PmpR family DNA-binding transcriptional regulator, with amino-acid sequence MSGHSKWHNIQKTKGAADAKRSQIFTKIAREMIVAVKQGGSGDPNNNSRLATVIAKAKAANMPNDNIKRTIDKALGSGNADDFESVVYEGYGPCGVAVIVEALTDNRNRTAPEVRHLLDKYGKGLGATGCVSWSFDQKGVIVIEREDLDEDTVMMDALDSGADDMQADEECFEITTTPDSFGEVLAKLEEKGYAFLSAGVDMVPQNYVKLEKEEDVKNMEKLIDLLEENDDVQNVYHNWEQD; translated from the coding sequence ATGTCAGGACATTCCAAGTGGCATAATATTCAGAAGACCAAAGGGGCAGCCGACGCGAAGCGTTCTCAGATCTTCACAAAGATCGCCCGTGAGATGATCGTGGCAGTGAAACAGGGCGGCAGCGGGGACCCCAACAATAACTCCCGACTGGCCACCGTGATTGCCAAGGCCAAAGCCGCCAATATGCCCAATGATAACATCAAGCGGACCATTGACAAGGCGCTTGGCTCCGGGAACGCCGACGATTTTGAGAGCGTAGTCTATGAGGGCTACGGCCCCTGCGGCGTCGCCGTGATCGTGGAGGCGCTGACAGACAACCGTAACCGTACGGCTCCGGAGGTGCGCCATCTTTTGGACAAGTACGGAAAGGGTCTGGGCGCTACCGGCTGTGTTTCCTGGTCCTTTGATCAGAAGGGTGTTATCGTCATTGAGAGGGAAGACTTGGATGAGGATACCGTTATGATGGACGCTCTGGACAGCGGCGCCGACGATATGCAGGCGGATGAGGAGTGCTTTGAAATCACTACTACGCCGGATTCCTTCGGCGAGGTCTTGGCTAAGCTGGAAGAGAAGGGATATGCCTTCCTTTCCGCCGGAGTGGATATGGTCCCGCAGAACTATGTGAAGCTGGAAAAAGAAGAGGATGTCAAAAACATGGAGAAGCTCATCGATCTGTTGGAAGAGAATGACGATGTGCAGAACGTGTACCACAACTGGGAGCAGGACTGA
- the murD gene encoding UDP-N-acetylmuramoyl-L-alanine--D-glutamate ligase encodes MTLKEYLAGLKGKTVAVIGIGVSNTPLIKMLLRAGIRVTACDKNRREDFGGLAEELESLGAELRLGPDYLKGLDQDVIFRTPGLRPDVPELLSAQAKGSMITSEMEAFFQVCPCHTIGVTGSDGKTTTTTIIASLLKAAGYHTFVGGNIGRPLLADADGMEPDDWAVLELSSFQLMTMDLSPEIAVVTNLAPNHLDMHTSMEEYTAAKKNIFLHQGTADRAVFNYDNEITREFLEEAPGRAVSFSLKQELSQGVYGKDGAIWVANDRGRRSVLPLDGILLPGEHNVENYMAAIAAVDGMVPDEVIRKFAAEFGGVEHRIELVRTRNGVRYYNDSIASSPSRTIAGLRSFPDKVILIAGGYDKHIPFDVLGPEVVAHVKHLVLTGATADKISAAVRECAEYRGEPSISQYEDFSAAVMAAHGMAQPGDVVLFSPACASFDQFKNFAQRGEAFKKIIYEL; translated from the coding sequence ATGACGCTCAAAGAATATCTGGCCGGGCTCAAGGGGAAAACAGTGGCTGTGATCGGCATCGGCGTATCCAACACGCCGCTTATTAAAATGCTGTTGCGGGCAGGAATCCGCGTTACCGCCTGCGATAAGAATCGCCGCGAGGATTTCGGCGGCTTGGCGGAGGAGCTGGAGAGTCTGGGGGCCGAATTGCGCCTGGGGCCTGACTATCTGAAAGGTCTGGATCAGGATGTGATTTTCCGCACACCCGGGCTGCGCCCCGATGTTCCCGAACTTTTGTCGGCCCAGGCAAAGGGCAGCATGATCACCTCTGAAATGGAAGCGTTTTTCCAAGTCTGCCCATGCCATACCATTGGGGTCACAGGAAGCGATGGAAAGACCACCACGACGACGATCATTGCCTCGCTTTTAAAAGCGGCCGGCTATCATACTTTTGTAGGCGGCAATATTGGCCGCCCCCTTCTGGCCGACGCAGACGGGATGGAGCCGGACGATTGGGCCGTACTGGAGCTCTCCTCCTTTCAACTGATGACCATGGACCTGAGTCCTGAGATCGCAGTGGTCACCAATCTTGCGCCCAACCATTTGGATATGCACACGTCCATGGAGGAGTATACTGCGGCAAAGAAAAATATTTTTCTGCATCAGGGTACAGCGGACCGCGCCGTATTCAACTATGATAATGAGATTACGCGTGAGTTTCTCGAGGAGGCCCCCGGCCGGGCCGTCTCCTTCAGCCTCAAGCAGGAGCTCTCCCAAGGTGTGTATGGGAAGGATGGCGCGATCTGGGTCGCCAACGATCGGGGCAGGAGATCGGTTCTCCCTCTGGACGGGATCCTTCTCCCGGGTGAGCATAACGTGGAGAACTACATGGCCGCCATCGCCGCAGTAGACGGCATGGTGCCCGACGAGGTGATCCGCAAGTTTGCCGCGGAGTTTGGCGGGGTGGAGCACCGTATCGAGCTGGTGCGCACGCGGAACGGCGTGCGGTATTACAACGACTCCATCGCCTCCAGCCCCTCCAGGACCATCGCCGGACTGCGCTCCTTCCCGGACAAGGTCATTCTGATTGCCGGAGGGTATGACAAGCATATCCCCTTTGATGTGCTGGGGCCCGAGGTGGTCGCTCATGTGAAGCATCTGGTCCTCACCGGCGCCACGGCGGATAAGATCAGTGCGGCGGTCCGGGAATGCGCGGAATACCGTGGCGAGCCGTCCATCTCCCAATATGAGGATTTCAGCGCCGCTGTGATGGCAGCCCACGGTATGGCCCAGCCAGGGGATGTGGTCCTCTTCTCACCGGCCTGTGCCTCGTTTGACCAGTTCAAAAACTTTGCCCAGCGTGGCGAAGCATTCAAGAAGATCATCTATGAGCTGTAG
- a CDS encoding M42 family peptidase produces MNIRETLGTLSAMAGPSGFEHPVAEQAAELMRPFLDEANVDRFGNAVGVRLCGKPGAPRLLLDAHLDEISLMVTGVEDGFLRFRTIGGVDPRMLPDRELTVLTHPSILGVVTCLPPHVLKPGDTKKAIPISELRVDIGMDQKEAERTVPIGTPMVFRGGCFDLKNGRLCGKSMDDRSCFTILLRTAELLKDKPLDVDLYVMGSTREEVSGAGAKVGTYGIHPDYCVAVDVTHAKTPDMGKGRRSNIGGGPQIGVGPNMTRWMTERMVVKARELGIPYDLEVMEGHTGTNGWHMQIVREGVATSVVSLPLKYMHSPIEVLDLADIEQTAQLLAAFAEHLGKEAGSIC; encoded by the coding sequence TTGAATATCAGAGAGACACTTGGTACACTGAGTGCTATGGCAGGTCCTTCAGGCTTTGAGCACCCTGTAGCGGAGCAGGCGGCCGAGCTGATGCGGCCCTTCCTGGACGAAGCCAATGTAGACCGCTTCGGAAATGCGGTGGGGGTGCGTCTTTGTGGCAAGCCGGGAGCCCCCCGCTTGCTTTTGGATGCTCATTTAGATGAAATCAGCCTGATGGTGACCGGAGTTGAGGATGGATTTCTCCGTTTCCGCACCATCGGCGGAGTAGATCCCCGCATGTTGCCGGACCGGGAACTCACCGTGCTCACGCATCCCTCTATCTTAGGCGTGGTGACCTGTCTGCCGCCCCATGTGCTCAAGCCGGGGGATACCAAGAAGGCCATCCCAATTTCTGAGCTGCGCGTAGATATCGGTATGGACCAAAAAGAAGCCGAGCGTACAGTTCCCATCGGCACTCCTATGGTCTTTCGCGGCGGATGCTTCGATTTGAAGAACGGAAGGCTCTGCGGCAAATCTATGGATGACCGGTCCTGCTTTACCATCCTCCTGCGGACGGCGGAGCTTTTGAAGGACAAGCCGCTGGATGTTGACCTCTATGTGATGGGCAGCACCCGGGAAGAGGTCAGCGGAGCGGGGGCCAAGGTGGGGACCTACGGGATACATCCCGATTACTGTGTGGCGGTGGACGTCACACATGCCAAGACGCCCGATATGGGAAAGGGCCGCCGCAGCAATATCGGCGGCGGCCCACAAATTGGAGTGGGGCCCAATATGACGCGCTGGATGACGGAGCGTATGGTCGTCAAGGCCCGTGAGCTTGGAATTCCCTATGATTTGGAGGTCATGGAGGGGCACACGGGCACCAATGGCTGGCACATGCAGATAGTCCGCGAAGGTGTGGCTACCTCTGTGGTATCCCTGCCGCTGAAATATATGCACAGCCCTATCGAGGTGCTGGACCTGGCGGATATCGAGCAGACAGCGCAGCTCTTGGCCGCCTTTGCCGAACATTTGGGGAAGGAGGCCGGAAGCATATGCTGA